A single region of the Methanococcoides sp. AM1 genome encodes:
- a CDS encoding thiamine pyrophosphate-dependent enzyme — MDTATIRSIRELPSEENMLPGTPACSGCGGLLTLRYCLKALGEKIVIVNAAGCFTLLPIYPFTPFQNSWLYTAMACAPAGAQGVRDALDILIKKGKLDPEENLKVVVLAGDGSAYDMALSSTSGAIYRNLDFYYICYDNEAYGNTGFQHSGATPFASRTATTPPGRMKPFGSQLQKKNLFDIWNSHKPPYLATISPAYPVDLMNKFKKAEQFKGPKLFISHIPCPPGWGFDPSNSVKLAKLSVETGLWPLKESVHGKVEHTFVPKKFKPVEDYLKEQERFSHLFKPVRQEDTLKCIQDMVNEYWRKHKLLP, encoded by the coding sequence ATGGATACAGCAACCATCAGATCCATCAGGGAACTACCATCCGAAGAGAATATGCTACCAGGGACTCCTGCATGTTCGGGCTGTGGTGGTCTCCTGACCCTAAGGTATTGCCTGAAGGCACTGGGTGAAAAGATCGTTATCGTAAATGCTGCAGGATGTTTCACTCTCCTTCCCATCTATCCCTTCACACCATTTCAGAATTCCTGGCTTTATACAGCAATGGCATGTGCACCTGCCGGAGCCCAAGGTGTACGGGATGCCCTGGATATATTGATCAAAAAAGGGAAGCTGGACCCTGAAGAGAACCTGAAGGTGGTAGTACTGGCAGGTGACGGTTCTGCATATGATATGGCCCTCTCGTCCACATCCGGTGCTATTTACCGCAACCTGGACTTCTATTATATCTGTTATGATAACGAGGCATATGGAAATACCGGATTCCAGCACTCAGGTGCAACACCCTTTGCATCAAGAACAGCAACAACCCCGCCTGGAAGGATGAAACCGTTTGGTTCACAGCTTCAAAAGAAGAATCTGTTTGATATATGGAACAGTCACAAACCGCCCTACCTTGCAACCATTTCACCGGCATATCCCGTTGACCTGATGAACAAGTTCAAAAAAGCCGAACAGTTTAAAGGTCCAAAGCTCTTCATATCCCATATCCCCTGTCCGCCAGGATGGGGATTTGATCCATCCAACTCCGTGAAGCTTGCAAAGCTGTCAGTCGAGACAGGGCTCTGGCCATTAAAGGAGTCTGTTCATGGCAAGGTGGAACATACTTTTGTTCCAAAGAAATTCAAGCCTGTGGAAGACTACCTGAAAGAGCAGGAAAGGTTTTCCCATCTTTTCAAACCGGTAAGACAGGAGGATACCCTGAAATGTATCCAGGATATGGTGAATGAGTATTGGAGGAAACATAAACTCCTTCCTTAA
- a CDS encoding Glu/Leu/Phe/Val dehydrogenase: MMSCDLVDQETFKGGVDTEDIFRFADELGPSKIIHIYEPSVGLKAVLVVDNVAAGPSIGGVRMAPDVSTEECFRLARAMTLKNAAAGLPYGGGKAVVYGDPKMAPEKKVELMRALASSLREIKEYIFAPDMGTDEDCMASVKDENGRAVGLPRVIGGIPLDEIGATGWGLRHSTEVALEFCDFQLEGARIVVQGFGAVGKNAARFLTEKGALVVAVADSLGTIYNPAGLDVDVLIALKEAGGSVMDYPGGKKLERDAVIDIDCDIWIPAARQDVLNENNVHRLRTKLVVEGANIPITPGAEKYLHEKGVICVPDFIANAGGVICAATEYEGASECAALQAIEEKVRANTRLVLKESASKGVLPREAAVDLALQRVRKAMGYRRWSLFSSAPGFV, from the coding sequence ATGATGTCCTGCGATCTTGTGGATCAGGAGACTTTTAAGGGAGGGGTTGATACGGAAGATATCTTTCGATTTGCGGATGAGCTTGGACCGAGCAAGATCATCCATATATATGAACCGTCTGTTGGATTGAAAGCTGTGCTGGTAGTAGATAATGTGGCGGCCGGACCTTCAATTGGAGGAGTACGTATGGCGCCGGATGTTAGCACAGAGGAATGTTTCCGTCTGGCAAGGGCCATGACGTTGAAGAATGCAGCTGCAGGTCTTCCCTATGGAGGGGGAAAGGCTGTTGTCTATGGTGACCCGAAGATGGCGCCGGAAAAAAAGGTCGAACTTATGAGAGCCCTGGCTTCCTCGCTAAGGGAAATTAAGGAGTACATCTTTGCTCCTGACATGGGTACGGATGAGGACTGCATGGCCTCTGTGAAAGATGAGAACGGCAGAGCGGTGGGACTTCCCAGAGTTATCGGCGGGATCCCCTTAGACGAGATCGGGGCTACCGGATGGGGTCTAAGGCATTCCACAGAAGTCGCCCTTGAGTTCTGTGACTTCCAGCTTGAAGGAGCTCGAATTGTAGTTCAGGGATTTGGTGCAGTGGGTAAGAATGCAGCCCGCTTCCTTACAGAAAAGGGCGCCTTAGTGGTGGCTGTGGCAGATTCCCTTGGTACCATCTATAACCCTGCAGGGCTTGATGTTGATGTATTGATAGCTTTGAAAGAAGCCGGAGGAAGTGTGATGGATTATCCTGGTGGGAAGAAGCTTGAGCGTGATGCAGTTATAGACATTGATTGTGACATCTGGATCCCGGCAGCTCGTCAGGATGTTCTGAATGAGAACAATGTCCACCGTCTGAGAACAAAGCTTGTCGTCGAGGGTGCCAACATCCCCATCACTCCTGGTGCGGAAAAATATCTTCATGAAAAAGGAGTGATCTGCGTTCCGGACTTCATTGCCAATGCAGGCGGGGTGATCTGCGCTGCTACGGAGTATGAGGGAGCCAGTGAATGTGCAGCACTTCAGGCCATAGAAGAGAAGGTGCGTGCCAATACCAGACTGGTGTTGAAAGAATCGGCAAGCAAAGGTGTACTTCCCAGGGAAGCTGCTGTTGATCTTGCCCTGCAGAGGGTTCGCAAAGCTATGGGTTATAGGCGATGGTCCCTGTTCTCGTCAGCCCCGGGATTCGTATAA